From the Vibrio tubiashii ATCC 19109 genome, the window TTGAGAAGATTCGAACCTGTGTCAACAGTATAGAAGTTGATGATAAGCCGATTACTGTTTCAATAGGTTCGTGCGAGTTTGATTTTGCTAATTTACAAAGTGATCAATGTGACAAAGCCACGTTGGATGAAATCATTCATGTCGCGGATGATAACCTTTATGCCGCAAAAGAAGCAGGCCGTAATAACTGTGTCCACTCGAGTTGGTGTGATTCCAGTGCCGCTCACAGTGAGGTACTCAAATAGGACACGAAAAGAAAAAGCGCCCGAGTGGCGCTTTTTAGTATGAGGCTGTTTAGCTAAACAAATAGGGGAACAGTTTTCTACGCTCATCATTAGTGAGTGACTCCACTCGGGCAATATTGGTATCTGGTATCGCCTCTGGGTTAGGGTAGTGCTTGAGGACTTTTTCCATACTCTCTTCACGTATAAGGTGAAACACCGGGTACGGTGAGCGATTGGTGAGGTTCTCATCATCTTCTGGTTCAGCACCGCCAAAACAGTAATCAGGGTGGAAAGTCGCCAACTGAAAAATACCTTCCCACTCTTGCTGTCGGATGAGTGCTTCAACCCAGTCAATAAACAAGTTGTAGTCGTAAAAGTCGCTCAACATATTGGGAACGGCAACAAGCGTCGTTTCTAGTTCTGCAGGCTCGGTTGCGTCTAGCTCCATCAGCTGGGCGAGGATATCTTCAAGTAACGCTTCTTCTTTGGTCGCTTCACTAACAAAG encodes:
- a CDS encoding DUF1415 domain-containing protein yields the protein MTTNSSIQTDVEEVKIAVNQWLDDVVIGLNLCPFAAKPQRNKQIKIFVSEATKEEALLEDILAQLMELDATEPAELETTLVAVPNMLSDFYDYNLFIDWVEALIRQQEWEGIFQLATFHPDYCFGGAEPEDDENLTNRSPYPVFHLIREESMEKVLKHYPNPEAIPDTNIARVESLTNDERRKLFPYLFS